The following coding sequences are from one Granulicella aggregans window:
- the kdpA gene encoding potassium-transporting ATPase subunit KdpA: protein MTSNGWLQIALFFALIALTAKPLGEYMAKVFGREKTFFDFFARPIERLIYKLTGVDEAHEMKWTEYALAMLFFSVVTMMVTYAIERLQAVLPLQSLLNPQKLAAVAPDLAMNTAASFTTNTNWQAYVPEATMSYLTQMVTLAYHNFASAAVGIALAIAFVRGIAGREKKTLGNFWVDTTRATLWVLLPGSLILALALVSQGVVQNFRPYDSATLVQPQQVQTTGADGKVITQTVTKQSIAQGPVASQEAIKMLGTNGGGFFQANSAHPFENPTALSNFLEMFAIFVIPAALTVTLGRMVKSPGHGWAIFAAMSALFLAGVFVLYWAESHPNPLLHNVNQTASMMQSGGNMEGKEVRFGIANTALFATATTDASCGAVNGMHDSFMPLGGLVTMVNIMLGEIVFGGVGAGLYGMLIFVVVTVFIAGLMVGRTPEYLGKKIESYDVQMAMLYVLIFPFSVLLFAGVTVLMPNLGLASLNNTGPHGLSEILYAYASATGNNGSAFAGLNANTHWYNLSLATAMLVGRFLMIVPMLAVAGNLAQKKLVPPSAGTFPVNTPLFAVLLVGVILIVGALTFFPALALGPILEHLQMLAGKSY, encoded by the coding sequence ATGACCTCAAATGGATGGCTGCAGATAGCGTTGTTTTTCGCTCTGATCGCGCTCACGGCGAAGCCGCTTGGCGAGTACATGGCCAAAGTCTTTGGCCGCGAGAAGACGTTCTTCGATTTCTTCGCAAGACCGATTGAGCGTTTGATCTACAAGCTGACCGGCGTCGACGAAGCCCACGAGATGAAGTGGACGGAGTACGCCCTCGCCATGCTGTTCTTCAGCGTTGTAACCATGATGGTTACCTATGCGATCGAGCGGCTCCAGGCGGTGCTTCCGCTTCAGTCGCTGCTGAACCCGCAGAAGCTGGCCGCAGTTGCGCCCGACCTCGCGATGAACACGGCCGCGTCGTTTACCACCAATACCAACTGGCAGGCCTACGTTCCCGAAGCCACGATGAGCTACCTGACCCAGATGGTCACGCTGGCCTATCACAACTTCGCCTCAGCCGCTGTCGGTATCGCTCTCGCCATCGCATTTGTACGCGGCATTGCCGGACGCGAGAAGAAGACGCTGGGCAACTTCTGGGTCGATACAACACGCGCAACACTGTGGGTCTTGCTGCCGGGAAGCCTGATCCTCGCTCTGGCACTCGTCTCGCAGGGAGTCGTGCAAAACTTCAGGCCGTATGACTCAGCGACGCTTGTGCAGCCGCAGCAGGTGCAAACGACAGGTGCGGATGGCAAGGTGATTACGCAGACCGTGACCAAGCAGAGCATCGCCCAGGGACCGGTCGCCTCGCAGGAGGCGATCAAAATGCTGGGCACCAATGGCGGGGGCTTCTTCCAGGCCAATAGCGCGCATCCGTTTGAAAATCCCACCGCGCTTTCGAATTTTCTCGAGATGTTCGCCATCTTCGTCATCCCTGCGGCGCTAACGGTCACGCTGGGCCGGATGGTGAAGTCACCGGGACATGGGTGGGCCATCTTCGCCGCGATGTCTGCGCTGTTCCTTGCTGGAGTCTTCGTGCTGTACTGGGCAGAGAGTCATCCGAACCCTCTGCTGCACAACGTCAACCAGACTGCATCGATGATGCAGAGTGGTGGCAACATGGAGGGCAAAGAAGTTCGCTTTGGCATCGCGAACACGGCGCTCTTCGCAACCGCAACAACGGACGCGAGCTGCGGTGCCGTGAATGGAATGCATGACTCCTTCATGCCACTGGGCGGCCTGGTCACGATGGTCAACATCATGCTTGGCGAGATCGTCTTTGGCGGCGTCGGCGCTGGCCTGTATGGCATGTTGATCTTCGTCGTGGTGACCGTCTTCATCGCGGGCCTGATGGTCGGCCGAACGCCCGAGTATCTGGGCAAAAAGATCGAGTCCTACGACGTGCAGATGGCGATGCTGTACGTGCTCATCTTCCCATTCTCGGTGCTCCTCTTCGCCGGAGTCACGGTGCTGATGCCGAACTTGGGTCTGGCGAGCCTGAACAACACCGGGCCGCACGGGTTGTCGGAGATTCTCTATGCCTATGCTTCGGCGACAGGCAACAACGGCTCAGCGTTCGCCGGTCTTAACGCGAATACGCACTGGTACAACCTATCGCTGGCCACAGCGATGCTGGTCGGGCGCTTCCTGATGATCGTTCCCATGCTGGCCGTCGCGGGAAACCTCGCACAGAAGAAACTGGTGCCGCCCTCGGCTGGAACTTTCCCTGTGAACACGCCGCTGTTCGCGGTGCTTCTGGTCGGCGTGATTCTCATTGTGGGCGCTCTCACTTTCTTTCCCGCGCTTGCTCTTGGACCAATTCTCGAACACCTGCAGATGCTTGCAGGCAAGAGCTACTAA
- the kdpF gene encoding K(+)-transporting ATPase subunit F, whose product MGFVAPMGVRVLLLWGAERNLGHVGSGNDSDGSCVLRHRGPLRKGLQSALEEGTSQVMEPVLLVLVIVLLMAYLIFALLRPEKF is encoded by the coding sequence ATGGGTTTTGTCGCGCCTATGGGCGTGCGTGTGCTGCTACTTTGGGGCGCCGAAAGGAACCTGGGACATGTGGGATCTGGGAATGATAGCGATGGGAGTTGCGTTCTTCGCCATCGCGGTCCTCTACGTAAGGGGCTGCAGTCTGCTCTCGAAGAAGGGACCAGCCAAGTGATGGAGCCAGTCCTTCTTGTATTGGTCATCGTCCTTTTGATGGCCTACCTTATCTTCGCGCTGCTGCGTCCGGAGAAGTTTTGA
- a CDS encoding response regulator transcription factor produces MTNDKQERARLLLIDDESQILRTLQVTLGSQGYEIKTASNGLDGLILFREWRPDLVITDLSMPEMSGVELCREIRTIAQTPIIVLSVREQEGAKVAALDAGADDYVTKPFNIQELKARIRAHLRRQTADAPKSQSVSVGDFVIDVPEHRVTVQENEIHLTPKQFELLLYMAQSPGKVLSHRDLLNAVWGANATSQPEYLRVAIGQLRKKLGDRGEIYIQTEPWVGYRFVAVADESKPQD; encoded by the coding sequence ATGACGAATGACAAACAGGAGCGCGCAAGGCTCCTCCTGATCGATGACGAGAGCCAGATCCTGCGGACCTTGCAGGTAACGCTCGGCAGCCAGGGATACGAGATCAAGACCGCGTCCAATGGACTCGACGGGCTGATCCTCTTTCGCGAGTGGCGGCCCGACCTTGTGATCACCGACTTATCGATGCCGGAGATGAGCGGCGTGGAGCTATGCCGCGAGATACGTACGATCGCCCAGACTCCGATCATCGTGTTGAGCGTTCGCGAGCAGGAGGGCGCGAAGGTGGCGGCGCTCGACGCGGGCGCCGACGATTACGTAACCAAACCATTCAATATCCAGGAGCTCAAAGCACGAATTCGCGCCCATCTGAGACGCCAGACTGCGGATGCGCCGAAGAGTCAGTCGGTTAGCGTCGGTGACTTTGTGATCGACGTGCCGGAGCACCGCGTAACCGTGCAGGAAAACGAGATTCACCTGACGCCAAAGCAGTTTGAGTTGCTGTTGTACATGGCGCAGTCGCCGGGAAAGGTGCTCTCGCACCGCGATTTGTTGAATGCGGTGTGGGGCGCGAATGCGACCTCGCAACCGGAGTATCTTCGCGTCGCAATCGGGCAGCTTCGCAAGAAGCTGGGAGATCGCGGAGAGATATACATTCAAACAGAACCCTGGGTGGGGTACCGGTTCGTCGCTGTAGCCGACGAGAGCAAGCCGCAGGACTGA
- a CDS encoding histidine kinase, whose amino-acid sequence MPKTPEEWLAHTDPEKMRGTLKLFLGYAPGVGKTYSMLSEAIRRKERGEDIVVGIVETHGRARTAELVEKMEVIPRRQIEYRGVPFDEMDLDAILARRPQIVLVDELAHTNIEGSRNAKRWQDVQELLQAKIDVLSTINVQHIETVAPTVQRVTGVEIRETVPDWVIQQADEVVMADLTPEALQERMRRGDIYPVARVERSLSNFFRRGNLIALRELALQHVSKAVDKTLTSYMDAHHIRDNWAVRERVLVCISANPRARYLIARGARLAEAVEGELYVLHVEGDRELDEESRRALENNVQFAANLKAQVVRVTAKSVPLAAAQLVREKRITQVIFGRSQIKGLRKYFYYYAIQRFLSDVPTVDVHIVTQPEKDEDDDE is encoded by the coding sequence ATGCCGAAGACCCCTGAAGAGTGGCTGGCCCATACCGATCCCGAGAAGATGCGCGGGACGCTCAAGCTTTTTCTTGGCTACGCGCCGGGAGTGGGCAAGACCTACAGCATGTTGAGCGAGGCGATCCGGCGCAAGGAGCGCGGCGAAGACATCGTCGTGGGCATCGTCGAGACGCATGGCCGGGCGCGGACGGCTGAGCTGGTTGAGAAGATGGAAGTGATTCCGCGGCGGCAGATCGAATATCGCGGTGTTCCGTTCGACGAGATGGACCTCGACGCGATCCTGGCGCGACGACCGCAGATCGTCCTCGTCGATGAGCTCGCGCACACCAACATCGAGGGCAGCCGCAACGCGAAGCGCTGGCAGGATGTGCAGGAGCTGTTGCAGGCGAAGATCGATGTGCTCTCGACGATCAACGTCCAGCACATCGAAACGGTTGCTCCCACGGTCCAGCGGGTGACGGGCGTCGAGATTCGCGAGACCGTGCCGGACTGGGTAATTCAGCAGGCGGATGAAGTCGTGATGGCGGACCTGACTCCTGAGGCTCTCCAGGAGAGAATGCGGCGCGGCGACATCTATCCCGTGGCGCGGGTCGAGCGCTCTCTCTCGAACTTCTTCCGTCGCGGCAATCTGATCGCTCTGCGCGAGCTTGCCCTGCAGCACGTCAGCAAGGCGGTCGACAAGACGCTGACGAGCTACATGGACGCCCACCACATCCGCGATAACTGGGCGGTGCGGGAGCGTGTGCTGGTCTGCATCAGCGCCAATCCACGTGCACGATATCTGATCGCACGTGGAGCGCGGCTGGCTGAGGCTGTCGAAGGCGAGCTGTATGTGCTGCACGTCGAAGGCGATCGCGAACTTGACGAGGAGAGCAGGCGCGCGCTTGAGAATAACGTTCAGTTCGCGGCAAACCTGAAGGCGCAGGTGGTGCGCGTCACGGCGAAGAGCGTTCCGCTGGCGGCTGCGCAACTGGTTCGCGAGAAGCGCATCACCCAGGTGATCTTTGGCAGGTCGCAGATCAAAGGTCTGCGGAAATACTTTTACTATTATGCGATTCAACGCTTCCTGAGCGATGTGCCCACGGTCGATGTTCACATTGTGACCCAGCCCGAGAAGGACGAAGACGATGACGAATGA
- a CDS encoding sensor histidine kinase, protein MSSMQMRLLVKVIPYIVSTVMLALIVYVYFHLIHVNTTTVALTFIVDILIVAAYWGFRASLYTSLVAALCFNYYFLPPFLTFTVSDSQNWVALIAFLSTGIIASNLSDRAQTETRISNKRRREAERLYEFSQQLLVAPNVVELVGTVPAKLVDIFALRDVALYLQSRNQTYRSNQEFFKNDRELRVAAQVQDHSTREGNITFVPIRLGMRPIGAFAIAGTGVSREALDAIGGLIAIAVERARAVETLSRSEAGRESERLRNAILDSVTHQLRTPLTSITMAISSLRSDPDLSPEARSEMMIVIDEEAQRLNQLISQAVEMAELDTDDVKLELAPSDIAALLPEALHEAKINHAHHPVEIHVAPDLPKIWLDHDRIVKVLLHLIENAANYSPAGTPIILSAEPSGKCVVVSVADRGPGIDDLERLMIFDKFYRGESQRFRVQGTGMGLAIAKAIVEAHHGTIGVTSQLGQGSVFSFTLPINAPA, encoded by the coding sequence ATGTCATCCATGCAGATGCGGTTGCTGGTCAAGGTCATCCCGTACATCGTCTCCACCGTCATGCTCGCCCTGATCGTGTACGTCTACTTTCATCTCATTCACGTGAACACGACGACGGTTGCCTTGACCTTCATCGTCGACATCCTCATCGTCGCGGCGTACTGGGGATTTCGTGCCTCTCTTTATACCTCTCTCGTCGCGGCGCTTTGTTTTAATTACTACTTCCTTCCACCGTTCCTTACCTTCACCGTTTCAGACTCACAGAATTGGGTCGCCCTAATCGCCTTCCTCAGCACAGGCATCATCGCCAGCAATCTCTCCGACCGGGCCCAGACTGAGACCCGCATCTCCAACAAGCGCCGCCGCGAGGCCGAGCGACTCTACGAGTTCAGCCAGCAGCTTCTGGTCGCCCCCAATGTCGTCGAGCTTGTCGGCACGGTGCCCGCCAAGCTGGTCGATATCTTCGCTCTGCGCGACGTCGCCCTCTATCTCCAGTCCCGCAACCAGACCTACCGGTCCAATCAGGAGTTCTTCAAAAACGATCGCGAGCTCCGGGTCGCGGCCCAGGTGCAGGACCACTCCACGCGCGAAGGCAACATCACCTTCGTTCCCATTCGTCTGGGCATGCGGCCGATTGGGGCGTTCGCAATCGCCGGAACCGGGGTCTCGCGGGAGGCGCTCGACGCCATTGGCGGCCTCATCGCGATCGCTGTCGAGCGCGCCCGCGCCGTAGAGACGCTGAGCCGCAGCGAAGCGGGCCGAGAGAGCGAACGCCTGCGCAATGCCATCCTCGACTCCGTCACGCACCAGCTTCGGACGCCATTGACTTCGATCACGATGGCGATCTCCAGCCTTCGCTCTGACCCCGATCTGAGCCCCGAAGCACGCTCGGAGATGATGATCGTCATCGACGAAGAGGCGCAGCGGCTGAACCAGCTCATCTCGCAGGCGGTGGAGATGGCGGAGCTAGACACCGACGACGTGAAGCTCGAACTCGCCCCGAGCGATATCGCCGCGCTTCTGCCCGAGGCACTGCACGAGGCCAAGATCAATCACGCGCATCATCCCGTAGAGATCCACGTTGCACCAGACCTGCCAAAGATCTGGCTTGACCACGACCGCATTGTGAAGGTACTGCTGCACCTAATCGAGAACGCCGCGAACTATTCGCCTGCCGGAACGCCGATCATTCTGAGCGCGGAGCCGAGCGGTAAGTGTGTCGTGGTGAGCGTCGCCGACCGCGGACCAGGCATCGACGACCTCGAGCGGTTGATGATCTTCGACAAGTTCTATCGCGGCGAAAGCCAACGCTTTCGCGTTCAGGGCACCGGCATGGGATTGGCCATCGCGAAGGCCATCGTCGAAGCACACCACGGAACGATCGGCGTGACCAGCCAGCTCGGACAGGGCTCGGTCTTCTCCTTCACCTTGCCCATCAACGCACCCGCATAG